In Miscanthus floridulus cultivar M001 chromosome 19, ASM1932011v1, whole genome shotgun sequence, the DNA window ACGAAATTCTACCAATCTGGTTACAAGCATCTACATGTGTAGGagaagcaggaaaagaaaaaccacaaGGCCTTGAACTCCTAAAATTGAACTTTACAGCAGGTATTCTCTTTGCCTCCTTGTGACCTATCAAAGCAATCTGTGGTCTTGCTCTATCATCTGAACGGGAACAGCTCCCATGACATCATATAAGCAGCGATCCAGGAACACCCCAAGTTCCAATCAGTTCAGCTGTCATCTTGCCGGAGACAATATCCTATAAGCTGTACAAAACGCAAAATCTACCAACAATGCTACGCCTCAACTTCTAGCTCTGTCTCCCTTGTTATTTGCATAGCCTTACCATCGCGACGAGCAGAGATACCAACCATCCTCTGCTGCGACGAGGTCCGGTGTCGTGATGACAACTGCCTTGCCACTTCTGGATCTTCAGCCTTCCCCATGTACCGTTTCCACTGAATCTTGTTGTGGAACATTGGGAAAAAACGGATCTGAATCGCGGCATAGCTGAAGTAGGGGACAAGTGTTGCCATCACAACAAAAAGTGTCACCAACCAAAATGAGAGGGCTGGGGCCAGCTGTTCGATGAAGACCATGTAGGCTGTAGTTGAGAACCTCGGGTTTATGGCACCATAAACCAAGAGGAAGAGGTACCATACTGCAATGCTGCCCCATATGAATATGTGCTGGATTATGGTGAAGTAGTTCACAGAGAGCGCCATTTGACAGTTGACAACCCATACAACACAAGTGTACATGACGACACCTAGAGCATCCAAGCCCGCAACTTGACCATCCTGACGGAATGCCTGGTCCTCAAAGGCAGTGATGCAGAAGAAAAAGATTAAGACAGCATTCATAACACCATTAAGCATCCAGCCAAGTATCCGACGCCGATTGAATAATATATTCTGTACTCCTTCTTGGTATAGCTGTGGATACTGCAAAGGAACAGAGAACAGAAGGCAAGTTACAAGGTAGGTAACACAAATGCAAAAGGAGTGCGCACAACTCAAGGCAAAAGGAGTGCCTTCAAATAACTTGAAAGATAGTGTTTCCTTGATTCATTCAATATGGCAGCGAAACTGGGACTTCAAAACCCCCAAAAATGGTACTTATAAAGGAATTTTCACAGGTTAAAAAACCCTTATACTAACAGAAAGATAGTTCTTAAACAAACTGAAAACATATATACCATGAAAATTCTTTTAATCAACAGAAAAAATTATGTAGCTTCCGCTAACCCAAGGGTAGAAAGCACATTTTCTTCAAAAATATATGGTAGAAGTAGATTTGACAGGGAAGTAGGTAACATATCTAAATTTGCCTACTCCAATTATTTTAATTACCGAAACTGTTTAAATATCGGCGTACCTGTATGCACAGCCTGGCAGACACATCCTGGTCAAATACCCCCAAAGCAATGACAGGAAGGGAGGTGAAGAAAACATTATAGAGTGACAAGAACCAATCATTATAAGCTGGCTTCCCGGAGAAAGATGCAAATGCTTCGTACAGAAAGATAGTGACACCAAAAGTAACATTCTTGTAGAAGAAATAGCATATCTGCACATCAATCCCAAAAAAATATTTTATCAAAAGACTTGAATTTCGAAGCCTGAATAGTAGATCAAAATAAATGTTTCGGGCCAAGAGATTAGAAGCATGCAGTCTAAGTCCAAAGCAACACATGAGTTGACTTAGTTTGTTTTTACGCTCATCGTCTGTGGGGAGTCTTAGTTTCATCTCTGGTTGGGAGTGGGAGTACATGGGCCTGACAGCCTGACCATGGCCGATTTGTGTCTGCTATGTAGTTTGAAAGCGTTTTGGGGCGTGTTCCAGAGACCATTGTGCTCTCAGGATCACTCTGATTTTTGGAATGTTTGGCGGTGCAAACATTATACTTGTGGTACTTTTAAATTTTGTTTCTTTTGGTAATGAAATTTCCGGGTTGTCCCATGTGGAAAAAAAGATTAAAATCAATGTAAATGGCAACTATACCATCATTGAAATACGGCGGTAACACCAATGTCCATGCACTAGAAGTAGCCGTTCCAAGAAGCGGAATTGGGCAACAGCAACATCACTAGCCATGACAGCCTAGGATATCATAAGAAACAAATAATAAGAAAAGAAATCATGGGCACAATTAGCAAAAGTTATACAGCATCGAATCAGTAACCTGCATTCCTTCAGCACCACTGATGCCAACCCCTATGTCAGCTTCTTGAAGCATGCCAACATCATTTGCCCCATCACCTATTGCTAAAGTCACCTTATGTGTTACTTGTTTAACAAGTCTTGTAACCTGGAATTGTTGCAAATGTTTATGCATGTATGCTCTTGAAGAATACGCTCTGAAAATACATAGAAAAGAGACGGAAACTTAAGAATAGAAAGAAATCTGACCAGTGCCTTCTGTTTTGGTGAAGATCGGCAACATATCACTGATGCACACTTGATAGCAAGATCCAAGAACTTAAACTTGACATCATCTTCCAAAGCATAAGTTAGTGATTTACCATCAATGATTAGTGCGAATGATGCAGTGCTAATTTGAGTTGAAGGTGGAATTTGTTTGATTCCATCCTCTATCTGACCCATAACCCTTTGCTTTGATGCCTGGAGAGCCAACAAAAAGGACGTAACTACGATGATATCGATTGATTTGGTTCTCAATAAATATAATTGTGAATGTATGCCTTGTTACTTTTTCAAACAATAGAGAGCTATAATTGTATATATAGGGCATTCCAACGTTAACAGTGTTATATGTAAAATGACTGCAACATGCCTGATGCTTCAAAAAGGCAGGTAATGAAATCAATTATTCACCTTAGCAATTGTTTGTTTGTCACCATTTTTCTCCAACGCGATGATGTCAGGTTGTTCCAGTGTGACGATTATCTGTGTCATGCCTTGTCTAAGCAGGCTGCATGCAAACCTGCAGATGGGAAGCTCACCAATCAGAGAAGGAAATAGTCAGGTTGAAATAAAAAGTTCCTACTTCGATGCAGGTATATAATGCTTACCCAATATTGATTGCCGTCTCCATCTTGTCGCCTGTCAGGACCCATATCTTAATTCCGGCTTGTGCAAGCTTGTCTATGCATTCAGGCACCTGAATATGTACGTGCACATGAGTACATGAACAGGCAAGGTTCTCTAGAAAGCGTAAAAATAAGATGCGAAACAGAAAGGCTTATCCACAAAAAGGCATACCCCTTGCTGGAGCTTATCTTCAACTGCGGTAGCACCAAGAAGAATCAAGTCCCGTTCAATGCTATCAGCAGCCTGCTCAATTTTTTCATCTCTATCAGCACTTACAGATGCTTTGGCAGCATTCAATTTTTCATTGAATTCCTTGTACTCTTTCTCATCTAAGACACGGTATGCTAGAACCAAGGTTCTTAGACCAGAGTCAGAATACTGATTTATGTGTCTTCTTGTTTCTTCTTCAAATTTTCTTCCATTTGGTGCAAGTCTTTTGAACATCACACTGTTTACAGAGACTACGATTAAGAAATCATGGACACAAGCAGACCGCTGAAGATGATATGCGACTAAAACATGGAAATCTAGCGTAAATAGAGCACTAACCTGTCCGCGCCCTTGCTGAGAAGTAATATCCTTCCCTCTGGTTCCTTGACTAGCACAGACATCCGCCTCCTTGAGCTACTGAACTCCAATATATTTAGGAGTTCATACTTTCTGTACCAGAATGTAAAAGGATCAGTATTGGGTACTAAGTAAGGATAATCCATAGAGGAAAGAGCAAAGAAATTTGACTTACCTTTTCAAAACAACATTCTGACTTGGATCCCGTTCACGAACAATTATAGTTGCCAGCGACCTCTTGTAAAACTCAAACCCTAGTTCTCTTGCTGCAATAACAAATGCAGCTTCATCAGGGGACTCAGCTTCATATGAAACCTTCTCATTTTCGTCTATTTCCGCAATGCATGTGTGGCAGATGGCTAGGAGACGGAAAAAATCTCTTATCATATCTCTGTTAGGCTCATGAATCCACTTCCCATCCATTATTCGTGGATCCTTGAAATTGAACCCTTTAACATGGGGACTGTTGTCAATTTTTTCATCTTTGTGGTCTCCATTTTCAATGTCATTATCTAACCTGGCACCTTTCCTCATAGCCATAGCTCTCTCAACTTCAGTGACACCCCGACCATAGGCAGTACCAGCAATTGAACACTTGATGAACTCCATCATGTTGCACGTCAATGTTCCAGTCTTATCGGATAGAATTGTATCAACCATACCTAGTTCTTCATTTAGATTCGAAGTACGAGCATGAGTTGGCTTATCTGATTCTTCATGATACATTTCAATATCCTGGTTGATGAACAAAGCTTGCAAGATCTTGACCATCTCAATGGATATATACAAAGAAATGGGAATGAAGTAGCTGTATAGCATCAAGGCCGTCAACAAATGAAAGAAAGATGCCAGAGCTGCTCTCTTTGGATCATAGAATATAGTAGTAGCATTTGGCCGAAGATACCACCGTTTGAGCTCACCATCTCTTAGGTCCTCTTTGGTCCAGATCCCAAAGAAGACAGAACCAAGTAATGCAATCATGAGTAGAGAAGACATCAGAAGGTAAATAATTTGATCCATTTTCTTCTCAATCTTACTTCTTTTAGATGGTGGATCAGTTGCATTTTGCATCGCTTTTGTATCATGACCTGTGAAGGTGACAGCCCCATATATGTAGTCTGTGTTCCGTAGTTTTGAGTCCCGAAGAAGAAGCTGTAGGGGTGACAGGGGATACTGCTGGCCTCTACATTCCATTGAACCGACAAAGGAGTAGAGGTTCGCATTTGGGTCTTCACATTTTATTGTTTGTCTGACTTCCCTGAACTTTATGTCCTCCTGTAAATCTAATGTCACCTCGAGAGCTTGTTTAATTTTCAAATTTGTCTCACCATCGAGGTTCATAGTCTCTACATAACAGATTCCATCCGGATAGTTAGATGAAAGCAGAATCATATCAGCAGGAAAGAAATTATCCTTCTCCACCTTTATTACATCTCCAACTCTGATATTCTTCCATTTTGTCTCTTCAAAATGGCCATTTCCCCTATGCGCTTTGACTATCCGATTATTGATCTCGTGATCCTGGGTGATGTAGTTGCATAGATCTATTTAATATACCAATGGCATGGAAAATTTACATAGACATTCAAATTAACTAAATTACAGTAACACAGTCAAATACGTCTAATTCCAGCCAAAGAAAACCATCACAGAAACTATATGAGCTTGTAACAAATTTAATTATGCCACACCTTGATTCCCAGATAAGCTCGGcatttatatatatagaagaAAGATGACTTCTTCGAATATTAAATGCTACAACTAAGACTAAAAACTATTGCTACATCATGACACACAGCGACACAAGTAGAATAGACAACTGTGAGTATAATCAATAATGAATCACATGGTCAAAGCACAAGCATGGAAAATTATCAAATTAAGAATTTAAGTTTCAGACACCAAAATACATGGTAATATAGCTCAGTGAATTGTTCATAATGAGTACTCATTGTTTGTAAAAGTCATGAATGTATATTATTTCCCCAAACCCAGATACGTATAGAGAATGTACCTGACAATCCAACACCAAGAAAGAGGAAGCAAAGTCTGTTTCAATTTATATTATACAATATATGAAACAAACATTGAATTAACTAAAGCATATGAGCCAGTTGAGTTTATTCAAAACACACGGGTCATGTCATGAACTAAATTCAATAAATATTCAAGCTTGGATGTAAACAAAAGACCACAGGAATGATACCTGTTGTTTCCTCCGCCAGTCCTCAACCCCTTCTTTTGCCATGGTGGCTACAATCACGACACAGAGCGGCGCAAGCGCGCTCACTGCCGTGTAAGGTGCGAGTGGAGTCAAGGCAAGGATACCAGAGACAAGGAAGTAGAAATTAGCCACCCTCCTGAACTGCTCGAAGAGGGACTTGGGCAGGAAGGTGGCCAGAGTGTACTTTGTCGTCGACACTTCATTCAGCGGGTAACTGAATCCCTCTTGAAGCCTATCAGGCTCGTTGACGTACACGACTCGGGAGAACCCCACTGTCCCAATCCGTGAGTGATCATCACTAGAGCCCCTGTGACAACGCATGAAAGTCAACAATGTGCTGAGCTTGAGCTTCTCCAGCCTCCTGTTCGGCGCCATTCCTCAAGATTCAAGTGAATCACTGCAGCAAAGCCACTCCCAGATGCCCCAAGAAGTCGACAAGACCAGAAGCTCAGGGTTTTTGGACGCCTGCCGAGTAGCCAATTCGCTCCAATCTTGTCCAAATCAATCTTGCTGCAGAACGCGATTGGCAACTCCcttggaagaagaagaggagctcAGATTCGAGCAGCAATGGTCTCCAAGGAAGCAGCTCGCAATAAATTCCAGCTCCTCTCCCACCCAACAACTCCACCCCCCACCAACCTAAAAAAAGCAAATAAACTGCAGAGGGAGAGGAGCTCCTCAGCAGAGAAATCACCTCCTCCCAGGAAGGAACGAGAAGACGTCAACACTCAACAGCGCGGCGCCTCCGAGATCCCGG includes these proteins:
- the LOC136527121 gene encoding putative phospholipid-transporting ATPase 9 isoform X2, with protein sequence MEEYQSWRCNKETMNLDGETNLKIKQALEVTLDLQEDIKFREVRQTIKCEDPNANLYSFVGSMECRGQQYPLSPLQLLLRDSKLRNTDYIYGAVTFTGHDTKAMQNATDPPSKRSKIEKKMDQIIYLLMSSLLMIALLGSVFFGIWTKEDLRDGELKRWYLRPNATTIFYDPKRAALASFFHLLTALMLYSYFIPISLYISIEMVKILQALFINQDIEMYHEESDKPTHARTSNLNEELGMVDTILSDKTGTLTCNMMEFIKCSIAGTAYGRGVTEVERAMAMRKGARLDNDIENGDHKDEKIDNSPHVKGFNFKDPRIMDGKWIHEPNRDMIRDFFRLLAICHTCIAEIDENEKVSYEAESPDEAAFVIAARELGFEFYKRSLATIIVRERDPSQNVVLKRKYELLNILEFSSSRRRMSVLVKEPEGRILLLSKGADSVMFKRLAPNGRKFEEETRRHINQYSDSGLRTLVLAYRVLDEKEYKEFNEKLNAAKASVSADRDEKIEQAADSIERDLILLGATAVEDKLQQGVPECIDKLAQAGIKIWVLTGDKMETAINIGFACSLLRQGMTQIIVTLEQPDIIALEKNGDKQTIAKASKQRVMGQIEDGIKQIPPSTQISTASFALIIDGKSLTYALEDDVKFKFLDLAIKCASVICCRSSPKQKALVTRLVKQVTHKVTLAIGDGANDVGMLQEADIGVGISGAEGMQAVMASDVAVAQFRFLERLLLVHGHWCYRRISMMICYFFYKNVTFGVTIFLYEAFASFSGKPAYNDWFLSLYNVFFTSLPVIALGVFDQDVSARLCIQYPQLYQEGVQNILFNRRRILGWMLNGVMNAVLIFFFCITAFEDQAFRQDGQVAGLDALGVVMYTCVVWVVNCQMALSVNYFTIIQHIFIWGSIAVWYLFLLVYGAINPRFSTTAYMVFIEQLAPALSFWLVTLFVVMATLVPYFSYAAIQIRFFPMFHNKIQWKRYMGKAEDPEVARQLSSRHRTSSQQRMVGISARRDGKAMQITRETELEVEA
- the LOC136527121 gene encoding putative phospholipid-transporting ATPase 9 isoform X1, with product MAPNRRLEKLKLSTLLTFMRCHRGSSDDHSRIGTVGFSRVVYVNEPDRLQEGFSYPLNEVSTTKYTLATFLPKSLFEQFRRVANFYFLVSGILALTPLAPYTAVSALAPLCVVIVATMAKEGVEDWRRKQQDHEINNRIVKAHRGNGHFEETKWKNIRVGDVIKVEKDNFFPADMILLSSNYPDGICYVETMNLDGETNLKIKQALEVTLDLQEDIKFREVRQTIKCEDPNANLYSFVGSMECRGQQYPLSPLQLLLRDSKLRNTDYIYGAVTFTGHDTKAMQNATDPPSKRSKIEKKMDQIIYLLMSSLLMIALLGSVFFGIWTKEDLRDGELKRWYLRPNATTIFYDPKRAALASFFHLLTALMLYSYFIPISLYISIEMVKILQALFINQDIEMYHEESDKPTHARTSNLNEELGMVDTILSDKTGTLTCNMMEFIKCSIAGTAYGRGVTEVERAMAMRKGARLDNDIENGDHKDEKIDNSPHVKGFNFKDPRIMDGKWIHEPNRDMIRDFFRLLAICHTCIAEIDENEKVSYEAESPDEAAFVIAARELGFEFYKRSLATIIVRERDPSQNVVLKRKYELLNILEFSSSRRRMSVLVKEPEGRILLLSKGADSVMFKRLAPNGRKFEEETRRHINQYSDSGLRTLVLAYRVLDEKEYKEFNEKLNAAKASVSADRDEKIEQAADSIERDLILLGATAVEDKLQQGVPECIDKLAQAGIKIWVLTGDKMETAINIGFACSLLRQGMTQIIVTLEQPDIIALEKNGDKQTIAKASKQRVMGQIEDGIKQIPPSTQISTASFALIIDGKSLTYALEDDVKFKFLDLAIKCASVICCRSSPKQKALVTRLVKQVTHKVTLAIGDGANDVGMLQEADIGVGISGAEGMQAVMASDVAVAQFRFLERLLLVHGHWCYRRISMMICYFFYKNVTFGVTIFLYEAFASFSGKPAYNDWFLSLYNVFFTSLPVIALGVFDQDVSARLCIQYPQLYQEGVQNILFNRRRILGWMLNGVMNAVLIFFFCITAFEDQAFRQDGQVAGLDALGVVMYTCVVWVVNCQMALSVNYFTIIQHIFIWGSIAVWYLFLLVYGAINPRFSTTAYMVFIEQLAPALSFWLVTLFVVMATLVPYFSYAAIQIRFFPMFHNKIQWKRYMGKAEDPEVARQLSSRHRTSSQQRMVGISARRDGKAMQITRETELEVEA